In Fundulus heteroclitus isolate FHET01 chromosome 18, MU-UCD_Fhet_4.1, whole genome shotgun sequence, a single genomic region encodes these proteins:
- the LOC118566697 gene encoding amyloid-beta A4 precursor protein-binding family B member 3-like isoform X1 has translation MQMMSGKALMRPSRSLTLESLSPEDLPRQVEFLEAVRQQVQKFEVQYIGNLPVSRAMGMEVLNRAIESIMDSTDQDDWERTVIHISDKVLSLWKGEVPSWSRWASGDTSPHLCLILTCYLFWQDGDEPLWECQVRFLTFLGVGHDSHTFAVIVDAGTQQFECHVFWCEPDAGILSEAVQAACMVSG, from the exons ATGCAGATGATGTCTGGCAAAGCCCTCATGAGGCCCTCGCGCTCTCTCACCCTGGAGAGCCTCTCACCTGAAGACCTGCCCAGACAAG TGGAGTTTCTAGAGGCGGTACGGCAGCAGGTCCAGAAGTTTGAGGTCCAGTACATCGGAAACCTGCCGGTGTCCAGAGCCATGG GTATGGAGGTGCTGAACAGAGCCATCGAAAGCATCATGGACTCCACCGACCAGGACGACTGGGAGCGAACCGTCATCCACATCAGCGACAAAGTTCTGTCTCTGTGGAAGGGGGAGGTACCGTCCTGGTCCCGGTGGGCCTCAGGTGATACGTCCCCTCACCTGTGTTTAATCCTTACCTGTTACCTGTTCTGGCAGGATGGAGACGAGCCCCTCTGGGAGTGTCAGGTGCGATTCCTCACCTTCCTGGGCGTCGGCCACGACAGCCACACCTTTGCTGTGATTGTGGACGCCGGCACGCAGCAGTTCGAGTGCCACGTGTTCTGGTGCGAGCCGGACGCAGGGATCCTCTCTGAGGCGGTGCAGGCTGCGTGCATGGTGAGCGGATAA
- the LOC118566697 gene encoding amyloid-beta A4 precursor protein-binding family B member 3-like isoform X3 gives MQMMSGKALMRPSRSLTLESLSPEDLPRQVEFLEAVRQQVQKFEVQYIGNLPVSRAMGMEVLNRAIESIMDSTDQDDWERTVIHISDKVLSLWKGEDGDEPLWECQVRFLTFLGVGHDSHTFAVIVDAGTQQFECHVFWCEPDAGILSEAVQAACMVSG, from the exons ATGCAGATGATGTCTGGCAAAGCCCTCATGAGGCCCTCGCGCTCTCTCACCCTGGAGAGCCTCTCACCTGAAGACCTGCCCAGACAAG TGGAGTTTCTAGAGGCGGTACGGCAGCAGGTCCAGAAGTTTGAGGTCCAGTACATCGGAAACCTGCCGGTGTCCAGAGCCATGG GTATGGAGGTGCTGAACAGAGCCATCGAAAGCATCATGGACTCCACCGACCAGGACGACTGGGAGCGAACCGTCATCCACATCAGCGACAAAGTTCTGTCTCTGTGGAAGGGGGAG GATGGAGACGAGCCCCTCTGGGAGTGTCAGGTGCGATTCCTCACCTTCCTGGGCGTCGGCCACGACAGCCACACCTTTGCTGTGATTGTGGACGCCGGCACGCAGCAGTTCGAGTGCCACGTGTTCTGGTGCGAGCCGGACGCAGGGATCCTCTCTGAGGCGGTGCAGGCTGCGTGCATGGTGAGCGGATAA
- the LOC118566697 gene encoding amyloid-beta A4 precursor protein-binding family B member 3-like isoform X2: MMSGKALMRPSRSLTLESLSPEDLPRQVEFLEAVRQQVQKFEVQYIGNLPVSRAMGMEVLNRAIESIMDSTDQDDWERTVIHISDKVLSLWKGEVPSWSRWASGDTSPHLCLILTCYLFWQDGDEPLWECQVRFLTFLGVGHDSHTFAVIVDAGTQQFECHVFWCEPDAGILSEAVQAACMVSG; the protein is encoded by the exons ATGATGTCTGGCAAAGCCCTCATGAGGCCCTCGCGCTCTCTCACCCTGGAGAGCCTCTCACCTGAAGACCTGCCCAGACAAG TGGAGTTTCTAGAGGCGGTACGGCAGCAGGTCCAGAAGTTTGAGGTCCAGTACATCGGAAACCTGCCGGTGTCCAGAGCCATGG GTATGGAGGTGCTGAACAGAGCCATCGAAAGCATCATGGACTCCACCGACCAGGACGACTGGGAGCGAACCGTCATCCACATCAGCGACAAAGTTCTGTCTCTGTGGAAGGGGGAGGTACCGTCCTGGTCCCGGTGGGCCTCAGGTGATACGTCCCCTCACCTGTGTTTAATCCTTACCTGTTACCTGTTCTGGCAGGATGGAGACGAGCCCCTCTGGGAGTGTCAGGTGCGATTCCTCACCTTCCTGGGCGTCGGCCACGACAGCCACACCTTTGCTGTGATTGTGGACGCCGGCACGCAGCAGTTCGAGTGCCACGTGTTCTGGTGCGAGCCGGACGCAGGGATCCTCTCTGAGGCGGTGCAGGCTGCGTGCATGGTGAGCGGATAA